AACATCGTGCCCTTTCCCTCGGCGCTCTCGACGGTGATGAACCCTCCGTGCTGGTCGATAATCTGCTGTGCGCCCGAGAGGCCGATCCCAGCGCCCTCGATATGGCCATGAACGTTGCTGCCGCGATAGAAGCGTTCAAAGATCCGCGGGATCTCGTCGGCTGGTATGCCCAATCCGTGGTCTCGCACGCGAAGTTCTGCCCACTCGTCATCGCCCACAGTCGTGACCGCGACTCCCAATTCGATGCGCCCTCCCTCGGGGCTGTACTTTATCGCGTTGGTGACCAAATTCACGATTACCCGCTCGATTCGGTCGCGGTCCCAGACTCCGACGATCGGATCGCTTGCGCATTCGACGAGAATCTCGTGCCGGTCGGACGAGGACTGCAGCTCGCTCGCAACCTCGCGCACGAGGGAGATGAGGTCGACCGGTTTGGGGTCCAGCTCGATGGGCCGACCCATCTGCAGGCGTGCCACGTCGAGCAGCTCGTTGACCATTCCATTGAGCCGCCGCGTTGCCTGATCGATGCTCCGGAGCCCCTCCAGGACCGTATCCATCGCCGCTCCCTCGGTCCGGCCCGCGCGACGCATGAGGAGCTGGGCCTGAGCTTTGACGATTGCCAGCGGATTCTTCAGATCATGTGACGCCGCAGCCAGAAACGCATCCTTCTGGCGTTCGAGCTCGATGATTGGCGTAATGTCCTGGAGCGCGGCGACACCGCCCACAATGCGCCCATCGGCGTTGCGCAGCGGCGCGCTGTTCATCAATACGGGGATGGGATTGGCGCTCGCCTTGCTGCTGATCATCAACTGTTCGCCGAGCACCGTTTCTCCCTGCACAATGGCCCGCACGAGAGGAAGCTCCTCGGAGGACATGGGGGACCCATCGAGACGATAGCGGCTGAGCGACTCGGCGGCCCAGCAGTCCGATGCGTCGGGGAGTCCGCCGATGATCTTCACGGCCGTGGCATTGCACATTTCGATGCGCCCGTCAGCGTCCGCGATCAGGATCCCCTCCGGCAGCACGTCCAGCACTTGCTGTAGATGGTCGCGGGCGCGCTCCGCCTCGGCGCGCGCGGTCTGCTCGTGGATGAGCCGCGCTCGCTGCTCCTCCGCCTCACGCATCTGCGTGATGTCCTGCCCAATGGCAACGTACCCGACGAGGCGCCCGTCCGTGCCGACGCGCTGCTCCACGGAGAACGCCGCGCTGAAGGTCGAGCGGTTCCTCCGCACGCCGTCGAGCCTGCTCGTCACTCGTCCGTGCTCCCGCGCGGCTTTGAGCAGGCCCTCGACTCGCCTCGCGGATGCGTCCTCCGCACGCACGAGTCGAGCGAGGCTCTTACTGCCCACGATCTCCGAATCCTTGTACCCGAAGATTCGCCGAGCGCCCTCGTTCCAGGACAGAATGGTGCCGTCGAGGTCGAGGGCCATGATGGCGTATGCCGTCGCGCCCTCGAGCACGCTGTTGAGGAACGCGGTCGTATCGGCGAGCGCCACAGCCTGCCGCTTCACCTGTTCGGTCTTCCTGAACAGGTCGATGAATACGTTGACCTTGGAGCGCAGGATCTCCGCGTCGATCGGCTTGACGATGTAGTCAACGGCGCCCAGGGAGTACCCGCGGGCGATGGATACGTCCCCACTAATCGCCGCGGTCAAAAAGATGATGGGCGTCTCCCGCGAGCGCTCCCTGCTGCGGATCAACTCGGCGGTCTCGAATCCGTCCACATCGGGCATGTGGACATCGAGCAGCACGACAGCGAAATCGTCATGCAAGACGGCGCGGAGCGCCGCGGCGCCCGAGTCGGCGCGGACCAGCTCGCGATCCGGCGCCGCCAGCACGCTTTCCAGCGCCGTCAGGTTCTTCACTTCGTCGTCAACGAGCAGAATCTTTGCTGCCGGCACGTCCTGGACGGCCGCGTCCTCGCTGGATACCCGCCTTTTCGGTTCAGCGATGCGGGACGTCGCCATCACTAGTAGATCCTCCGATAGATTCCACCTGTGGAGAACAGCTCGTACGCGGAACGCGCGGAACCATCGATCGTCTCGCTGGCGCCCAGACACAAGAACCCCAGACGCACCAGACTGGTTCGAAAGAGCTCATGGCCCCGCGCTTGAACCGGGGCGCCAAGCGCGGGAAGCACACCGCGGCAGAGGATCGCCTGAAACTCATTGAACGGACCGTCGGTCGCGAGATTGTGCTGGGCGAAAATCACGTTGCGCTTGAGGGATGGGCGGAAGATCGCGTTGTCGTAACGCGCTGTGTAGTATTCAGAAAAGGCTTCCCTGCCCCCTGCGCGCACATAATTCGCAGTGTACTCCTGCATGGACGCGAGGGGGAAGATGCCTTCCCGCGCCCGATTCAGGGACCAGCCGACGACGTCGGTGGCATAAAGCCGGCACCGATCGTACAGGCCCTCCTCCTCGAGGAGTATCGCCATCGAATAGACCTCTTCGCCCGTCGAGCACCCGACGTGCCAGATACGGATGAAGGGATAGGTTCTGAGGAAGGGAACCACCGCCACCCGAAAGGCGCGGTAGAAAGCGGGCTCGAAGAACATGGCGTCCGCCTCGGTGGTGAGGCTCCGAAGCAGCCGTCGCCGACTCCCTTCGTCGTGGAGCATCTTCTCCCGTAGCCCCCTCACCGTCTGAAGCTGCTCCGCCTCGACTCGGCCCTGGATCTTGCTCCGCAGCCGGGCCACCGGCATGGCGCGGTAGTCGAACCCATAGTCGTGCAACAGGATCTCCAGCAGATCCAGCTCAGCCGGATCCAGGAGGCCCTCGCCAATCAGACTGCCCAAACCGCCCACTTCCATTTAGCGATACAGCCAGACGCGCAAGAGCGAGAGGAGCTGATCGACGTCGACCGGCTTCGTGATGTAATCCGAGGCGCCGGCGTCGATACATCGCTCCCGGTCACCCTTCATGGCTTTCGCGGTCAGTGCGATGATGGGCAGGTTGGCAAATCGCTCATTCGCCCGGATATTGCGTGTCGTTTCGAAGCCGTCCATCTCGGGCATCATGATGTCCATAAGCACCACGTCCACGTCGGGATGCTTGCGCAGGGCCTCGATGCCATCGCGTCCGTTTTCTGCGTAGGACACGATCATCTTGTACCGCTCAAGCGCGCTCGTTAACGCGAAGATATTGCGCATGTCATCGTCGATGATGAGGACTCGCTTGCCTTCGAGGACCGGGTCCGACCGATGCACCTCGCGCAACATCCTGCGCTTCGCTTCGGGGAGATTGGCTTCGACGCGATGCAGGAAGAGCGCCGTCTCGTCCAACAAGCGCTCGGGGGACTTCGCGTCCTTGATGATCACCGTCTCCGCCAGCTTTCGCAGGCGAGCCTCTTCTGCCCGAGTCAACTCCTTTCCCGTGTAGACGACGATGGGCACGGTGCGATCGACCTCGTCCTTGATCCGCGTAATGAGGTCGAACCCCGACATGTCTGGTAACCCAAGGTCGAGCACCACGCAATCGAACGTATCGCGCTTCAGCGCTTCCAAAGCTTCCGCCCCCGTCCGGGCGCCGATCACCACGACGTCGTCGTCTGCGATCAGCTCCGTGATGGCGTCGCGCTGCACGTCGTTGTCCTCGACGACCAGGAGATTTCGAAGCCGGCGGTCGACGAACCCCACGAGTGTATCGAGTGCGGCGTTGAGCGATTCTTTGTTGACGGGCTTGCGGAGCTGCGCGATCGCGCCGATCTCCAGCGCGCGCCGGTGCTGCTCGGCGGCCGAGATGACGTGCACGGGAATGTGTCGGGTCGATGGATCGTGCTTCAGGAGGTCGAGCACTTTCCAGCCGTCGAGCTCGGGCAGCACCATATCCAGCGTGATGCCGTCCGGGCGGTAGCGGCGCGCAAGGGCGAGGCCCGTTTTGCCGTTGAGCGCCACGAGTCCTTTGAATCCACGCTCGCGCGCGGCGCTCAAGAGCACGCGGGCGAAACTGAGATCGTCCTCGATGACGAGGAGCACGCGATCGCCGGGCTCGATGGAGTTCCGGTCGTCGTCCACCTCGGGCTCCGCGAGAATCTCCTCCTCATCGGCCTCCCGATCCGCGGCGAGAACGGCCGCCCGTGAGCGCCGCTCCAGCGCCGCTACCGCGTCTGACGTTCGGGGGGCCGGCATCGCGATCAAGCCGGCCTTGGCATCGCCGTCGAATGGCTCCGCTCCAAGCGAGCGACCCGTCGCAGCGACTGGCTCGTACGACAGGGGGAGGTAGAGCATGAAGGTGCTCCCGACGCCGGGACTGCTGATGAGCCCGATCTCCCCGCCCAGCAGATAGGCGATCTCGCGGCTGATCGACAGGCCGAGCCCGGTGCCGCCGAAGCGCCGACTCGTGTCCATGTCCGCCTGCTGAAACGCTTCAAAAATGATCGATTGTTTGTCCGCGGGAATCCCAATGCCAGTATCGGTTACCGAGAAGCTCACAACG
This portion of the Chloroflexota bacterium genome encodes:
- a CDS encoding ATP-binding protein — translated: MATSRIAEPKRRVSSEDAAVQDVPAAKILLVDDEVKNLTALESVLAAPDRELVRADSGAAALRAVLHDDFAVVLLDVHMPDVDGFETAELIRSRERSRETPIIFLTAAISGDVSIARGYSLGAVDYIVKPIDAEILRSKVNVFIDLFRKTEQVKRQAVALADTTAFLNSVLEGATAYAIMALDLDGTILSWNEGARRIFGYKDSEIVGSKSLARLVRAEDASARRVEGLLKAAREHGRVTSRLDGVRRNRSTFSAAFSVEQRVGTDGRLVGYVAIGQDITQMREAEEQRARLIHEQTARAEAERARDHLQQVLDVLPEGILIADADGRIEMCNATAVKIIGGLPDASDCWAAESLSRYRLDGSPMSSEELPLVRAIVQGETVLGEQLMISSKASANPIPVLMNSAPLRNADGRIVGGVAALQDITPIIELERQKDAFLAAASHDLKNPLAIVKAQAQLLMRRAGRTEGAAMDTVLEGLRSIDQATRRLNGMVNELLDVARLQMGRPIELDPKPVDLISLVREVASELQSSSDRHEILVECASDPIVGVWDRDRIERVIVNLVTNAIKYSPEGGRIELGVAVTTVGDDEWAELRVRDHGLGIPADEIPRIFERFYRGSNVHGHIEGAGIGLSGAQQIIDQHGGFITVESAEGKGTMFVVQLPGVARGRTG
- a CDS encoding CheR family methyltransferase, with the translated sequence MGSLIGEGLLDPAELDLLEILLHDYGFDYRAMPVARLRSKIQGRVEAEQLQTVRGLREKMLHDEGSRRRLLRSLTTEADAMFFEPAFYRAFRVAVVPFLRTYPFIRIWHVGCSTGEEVYSMAILLEEEGLYDRCRLYATDVVGWSLNRAREGIFPLASMQEYTANYVRAGGREAFSEYYTARYDNAIFRPSLKRNVIFAQHNLATDGPFNEFQAILCRGVLPALGAPVQARGHELFRTSLVRLGFLCLGASETIDGSARSAYELFSTGGIYRRIY